The genomic interval ATGCGCTCGACCCGCCAGGGGCCGTCAATGGAGTCCGCCACCGCGACCATTTGATCCACCGTGCCTCCCGGAATGGCGGAGACGTCCACGTATTTGCCGTTGATCTTGTAGAGGTGATGCCCCTCGCCCATCCGGGCGTCCAGTTGGCGCTTGGGCGCGTCGGTTTTGAACGACCGGAGATCCGGTGAAAGTTCTTCGATGGGATAAGGGCTGTGATTGCCCGAGATGAGATACACCTTGCCGTCATCATCAAACAGGACGGACAGGTCGTGGCGTCCCGGCAGTTGATTCCGTTCCCACGGGCCGTTGATGGATTCGGAACGAAACACCTGCAGGCCGGCACCGTTGACGTTCGAAAAGATGTAGAACATCCCGTTGTGAAGGCGGATGCAGGGTGCCCAGATTCCCTGGCCGTAAATGTTCCCGCCTTCGAGGCGGTAGGCCGGGCCGAAATCCAGCCGGTCCAGGCAGTAACCGGCCAGTTCCCAGTTCACCAAATCCTTGGAGTGCAGAATCTCCACGGCCGGATTCATGTGCATTGTTGTGCCCGCGAGATAATAGTCGTCGCCGACGCGAATGACGTCCGGGTCTTCAAACTCACCGTAGAACAGCGGGTTCGAGTAGGTGCCATTCCCGTTGTCGGCGGTCCAGTGTTGGGTCGCCGCGGGAGGAAGCCCGGCGGCAGCTGATGTGACCGCGTGGCTCAAAAGCGCGACGCCGGCCAGCAATGTCGTTACAGGCCAACGAAGGTGAAGGGATTGATTCATGGATTTTTTCTGGTGGCGGAAGATGCGGACCCGCCGAATGCGTATCGCTAAAACGGCGGCCCGGCCTGGATGCGAAAGAAATTCTGCGGCGCAGCGCCCGGATTATTCGTCCAGACAAAGGGCAGCAGCGGCGAATTGGTGGTCAGGAGCGCGGTCCAGTCCACCAGATTGGTTGAGGATTGAATCTGATAGTCCGGCCCGCTGTCGCCGTTAATTTGCAACACCAGTTGACCGCCCGTCGCGGACACCGGCGAAACCGCCGGTTGCGTCAGCGGGCTGACGGTCACGACGAAACTTTGCGTGGCGCCCAGGCTGGGCGTGCCATTGTCCGCCACCCTCACGGCGAACGGATTGGTCGTGTTTGCCTGCGTCACCCACGGGCGCCAGGTGACCACGCCGTTGCTGGAGTTGATCGCGGCGTTCGCGGGCGCACTCAGCAGGCTGTAGATCAGGGTTTGCGTCGGGAGATCACTGTCCGTCGCGGCATTCGTGAGGCTCAGCGTCACTCCGGCGCCGATTGTCCGGTTGCTAACAGCCGCGAGTATTGGCGGCGTGTTCGCGGGCAACTGATAGGTTAACACCGGACGCCAGCTATTGGTCGGATGTTCCTTGGAACAGAATTGAACCAGGCCGTTCAGGCTGTTGGCGGGCTGCATTACCCGCAGCGAAAGCAAGCCGCCGTTCGTGGCGGCGCCCGCCGTGGCGCTCGTCACGTCCAGCACCACCGGCACACCCACGGCGACGGTGTTGGTCTTGAGGAACACGCCGGTGCCGGCGGGCTGGTTGTTCCAGGTGATGCCGTTCTCGGTCCAGTTGGTGCCCGCCAGCTCGTAATAAATCGGCACCGAGGGGTCATCCACCCGGTTGGGCACCAGCGTTACGGTTGCGCTTTGCACGTTGGCCAAACCCTGCACATCAAACATGAAATAAGCAATGCGGGTGGCCAGCGTGACGTTGTTCTTGACCACCAAATCCGCCGCGCCGCCGAAATTCGAGGTGGGCGTGGAACTTTGCACATAGGCATCGGCCACCGGCGGGAGCGTGGGGGGCAAAGTGGTGGCACTGGCTTCCGGGCTGTCCGCCCCCTCGCCCGCGGCGGACACGGCCGACACGGCGTAGTAATAGGCGGTGCCGCCCGCCAGGCCGGTGTCGTTGAAATGGGTCGCCGTTACGCCGGTGGCGATGACCGTGCGATCGCCCCCGCTGGTCAGCGACCTTTTCACGTTGTAGCTGGTGGCATTGCTGCTGGCGAGCCACGCCAGGTTGATCTGGTTGCCGGCCACAGGCACCGCGGACAAACCCGATGGCGGCGGCGTTCCCGCCCAGCCGCCGGAGACTTCCAGGTAATCTATGTCGGGCAGACCCGTCGCGGAGGTGGATTGCAACCGGACTTCAGCCGTCCCGGCAGCCGTGCTGGCATAGACCGTGACGTAGCCCCAATTCGTCCATGCCCCGGTGGTTGGAAATTGAATGTCAGAGGCGACGTTGGTGCCGTTGATGATGAGGTTGGCCGTGCTGTCATTGGTGCTGGCGTAGCGGAAGGTGAACGCCTTGACCACCGAGGCGTCGAAATCAAGATTCCAGGCCAGGCTGGCGCCGTTCGTGTCGGCGGTGTTGGCGTAACCGGCGCCGGTGAATCCGGAAAGGTCGTTGTCAATGGTTCCATCCACGCTGTCGAATCCCGCCCGGTTTTCCTGAATCACAATTCCATCCGCGATCACGGTGGGCACCACGACCAGGTTGTCGAAACAGACCGAACTCGCCGCCGTCCCGTTCGCCTTGAACTCAATCGTGTTGGCGCCCGCGTTGAGGGTGACAGTTTGTTCGTTGACTGCCCAGTCGCTGGGCATGGCCGTCTGGGTGAACACCGGTGTGGTCACTTTCATCCCGTTCACAAACAGGTCAATGGTGCCCACATCCGCGCCGACGACTGAATACCGGGTTTCAAGTTGATACGCTCCGCTCTTCAGAACATTGACGGTATCCCTGACCGCGGCCGAGGAACTGGTTCCGAATTGGAGATATCCCTGCCCCGTGTAATTGCGGATGTTGCCGGAGTAGCCGCTCTTCGTGATGCCGGAGATGTTTTTGTAATCGAAACACTCCGCCTCATACTGGCGGACGCCGGAGGAAGACATCGGTTGGTTCGGTGCAATCAGCACGGCCGGGGTGGTGTTCGTCAACCGCCCGGTGGCCGTTCCGACGCAGTTCACGTTGATGTCAACGGAACCGTTGTGTCGCACGGTCAAAGTCCATACGCCGCCGGACCAGTTCTTGGTAACCGCACTGGCCGCATGACTGCCGCGGTCCGCCCAAGTGAATGTCGGTTCCGCCGTGCTGCCGTAAATGCTGATGACATTGGTCTTGAGGCTGGTGTCGAGGTCGTTGTCGTAATTGCACAGGTAAAACGCCACGCCATTCGAAGTTTCCGTCATGACGCCCGACGTGTAACGCGAGAGCGACAGATCAACGTGGTCGCAGGTATTGTATTTGAAAGGGATGGAACCGCTGGCGGTCAGGTTGGTCTTGTAAGGGTTGTAGATCACCCATCGGTTCTCAAGCCGGCCCGCGTATATGTCCCCCGTGTATTCCTGTGGGAACAACGAGTTGAATTCATTCGTCTTGGCCGTGATGGATGGCCAGCGGCCGACGTAACCGGACTTGTTCACCTTCACCGCGAACGCATTCGCATTGGAATCCGCCAGTTGATAGACGGTCGGAACGGTCGGATAACGCCCCGTTTTCTTGAAGAACGTTTTGTTGTTTCTGAGATTGCCGTCGCCGTCCATGCGATACAGCCCTTCAAACAGGCTGTCGGGCGAACTGTAAACGTCGTCAGTGCTTCCGGAATTGACGTCATCGATGATGACCACCTTGGTGCGGGCGATAACCTCCTGGCGGCTCGGAATGCGGACGGTCCCGTCCAAAATCTTTCGGAAAATATCCACGCTCACATTGTCGAACTGCGGGAAGGTTTGCCATCGACGCATTGTATAGCCGTTGTCGGTCGCGCCGGCGCTGATTTCCTTGAAACACTGCTGCCAGATCAACTCCGGCGCATCAATCACGGTTTCACCGGTCAGCATGATGTGTTCGAGATGCGCCGCGCCGCCCGTCGCGAGCGTGAAGTTTTGATTGATGCCGGTTGCATCGGACCAGCCGGTGGAATCGTAGCGGATGCCATATTGTCCGCTGTAGCCCGAGAGGTAGGCCCCGAGGCAGACGCTCTCCATGTCGGACTGGTAGGACTGCTGGGTATATTTCTCCTCGAGAATGTAGTTTTGCGTGTATTGCCGGCAGGCGGCCGCAAAGGCCGGGTTGCGCTTCAGCATCGCAATCGGGTTGATATTGGGATCCCACTGGTTTCCGCACCAGCTCACCACCAGATACCCGCCGTATTTGCTGCACAGCGCCAGCAGGTCCGCGAAGTGGCTGATCCGATCCGTCCAGGCCGCGGAAACCGGATCGTTCGGATCATCGTAGCCCCAGAACTGCTCCGCGTAATTGAACCCGATGAAGTTCGGGTAGTCGCGGAAGAATTCCTCGTAAAGCGAACGATCGAACTCGGAGAACTGGTGCATGCCGCCGCTGGCCGGCTGCACCATGCACCACATGTTGTTTTCCGCACAGGTCCTCACCCACGACTTGGCGATCTCGTAGCCGTATTCAGCCACTTGAAACACGCCGTTCGTATCATGGCTGATGGAGAGCGAGATGTTCATCACCACATACGGGCGGATGTCGGGCGGGATGAGGTCAATGATCTTCTGCGGGTCGGGATAGTTCCACGTATCAATATGGATCAGCCACATGGGCTGGCTGGGCGAAATGGGCCGGCGCAACGGTGCGTTCACCTGCTGCGGGGCAACCACCACATCGTTGGTAAGCTCGAATCCGTTGATCACAAACATGGTGTTGAAGTTCGGCGCATCCGTCGTTTCCCAGACCAAACTCACCGGATTCACCCCGTCGGAGACAAGGGCCGTTGCGAACGTCGTCACCTGGGCAAGATTGGTCCGGCCCTGCGTTTGCGTGTTCGAGACCTGCAATCCCGACGTTGCGGCCGAACCCGCGGCATCGTTCACCGTCACGCGGAAATGCCCCTGCTGGTTCTGGGTGTCGTGGTGATAGGAAAGCCAGCCATAAGTTCCCGCCGGCAGTCCGCTGATCGTCAGCGTCAGGGGGTCGCCGGGACTCTCACGCGGATCGGTGCCAATCCAGTCAATCAGCAGGTCGAGCCGGTCCGCCGCATTGGTGGAATACCCGGAGGCGTTGTCGCGCCACCATGCCTGCTGCGCGGTGTTGGTGGCCGGCGTTCCGCTCCAGGACGGTGTGACCCTGATGTTGGTGCCGAACGCGCTGTAAGACCGCGGCCCGAAGGAGCCAGCCACTTCATTCTGCGCGTCATACGCCGCAAATCCGGACTGCGTTTGTTCGACCGTCGCGCCGAAGAGGTTACCGTTAAAATCAACCTTCAGGGACTCGGCCAACGCGGGCGACAACATCGTGAGGCAAAGCGCGCCCAAAACGATCCGCAGTTTGAAGGTGTGGTTGATCATAACGTGCTTCCCGGCGCCGGGCTTGATCCGCAGGGCGGCCCGGCTGGCGTCCGGAAGCAGGAGTTTGTAGGCGGCCTGCGCAATGCCTCCGACCGTTCGCCGGACGACCAGGACGGACATCCGGCGAGGCCGGCCCGGACGGTTGAACGCAGCGAAGGTAGCCGGCTGAATCCCTGCGGCCAATACGACGAGTGTCGTATTTTTCGTGGAGATTTGGATGGACACCAGTTCGAAGCCGCGTGACGACGGAACCACACAATCGAAACGCTCCGGCCACATTGATTTTCATCGGTGCGCCATCCGGGGGCAAACCGAAGCCGCAGCCGGTTCAGCGGCTCATCGAAGGCGGAGCGGCGTCGGGCGTGCTGCCCCAATCGGGGTTGGGCTTGGACCCCATGCGGAAAACCAGCGTCCCGCCATGGACAATGTCCGCGTGGCTGAACCATGGTTTGTTCCACGGCCGGCCGTTCAACGTGGCCGACTGGATGTAAACATTCCGCGCCGAGTTGTTTCGCGCCTGAATCAGCAGCGTGCGCCCGTTGCCCAGATGCAGTTTCACCTCGTCAAAAATCGGACTGCCGATGACGTAGTTGGGGCTGGAGGGATCGACGGTGTAAAAGCCCATCGCGCTGAACACATACCAGGAGGACGTTGCCCCCTGATCATCCATGCCGGGAAAGGCAAGTCCGCAGGCGTCGCTGCCATACATCTGCTCCAAAATTTTCCGGATGAGCGCCTGCGTCTTCCAGGGTTGCCCGGCGTAATCGTAATAATACGGCGCCTGTTGATCGGGCTGGTTGCCCTGACAATACAAGCCCACCATGCCTGTCACGTCGCGCGCGATGCCCTTCGGCTGGTAGGGCGTGGTGAAGAAGGTGTCGAGCCGCTGAAGAAATTTCTCGCGCCCGCCGAGCAACTGGATCAACCCCTGCACATCGTGGGGCACCAGCCACAGGGTCTGCCAGCCAGTCGCCTCTTTCATCATGTAGTTGTAATAGGGCTCGAACGGATCGAACGGCGAAATCCACGAACCATCAGCGTTGCGGCCGCGCATGAAGCCCGTCGCAGGATCGAACACGTTGGTGTAATTGTGGGCGCGGGCGAGGAACATCTGGTAGTCGTCCTCCTTGCCCAGTTTCCGGGCGAACTGCGCCAGCGCGTAGTCGTCCCAGCTGTATTCCAGCGTCTTGGCCACGCCGGCGTTGCCATCGGCGTAGGGCGGGCTGGGATGCTCGACCACGTTGTCATGCACCCAGCCCTTTTGGAGGTATTCGGCCAGGTTGCCGCGCGGTCCCGCCGGGTCCATGGCGTTTTTGCGCAGGTATTCATAGACCGAGGCGTAGTCGAACGGCAGGCCGCGCTCCCAATCGCCGAGATACATGAAAACCGCGTTGTCGCCATGAAAGGACGTGTGCATCCAGCCCGATTCCCGGGCCATCTCGAGGTGCGTGCGCAGAATGTTCGTTTTGACCTCCGGCTCCAGCAGCGTGAGCAGCACAATCTGGTTGCGGCCCGTGTCCCAGAGCGCAATCGGACTGTAACGATCGTAATCGATCGTGGATTCCGCCGCGTTCCGGCCCGGGCGTGGCTCGCCCTTTTTGGCCATCAACCGGGGCGTGAGCAGCGAATTATACAGCGTCGAGTAAAACAGCATCCGCTGCTTTTCCGTGCCGCCGTGGACTTCGATGAGGTTCAGCTTCTCGCTCCACGCCCGGCGCGCCGCCTGATGCACGGCGTCGAAGTCGCGGGACTCGGCCTCCAGTTGTTGCCGGGCGTCTTCATAAGTGCGGCCCGTCGTGATGCGCACGAGCACGGTTTCGCCGGCGCGCGTCGCGAATTCCAGGAACGCACCCGCATAGCTCCCCGTGACCGTGCGTTCGCCCGGAAAGACCGCGTCGTCCCGGCGCACCCGTGCGCCTTCGAGCCGGGGCGGATTCTGCCGGAACGTGCCGAAGCTTTTGAACGGTTTGGAGAATTCCGCCACGAAAGAACGCCCGCGGCGCCCGCTGTGGCCGCGCAACGTGTGGTCGTCCACAACTTCCACGCTGTTTTCGCCGGCGCCCAAATCGATCAACACCGTCCCGCGATCCGTCTCAGGAAACGTAAGCCGATAATAGCCGGTCCGTTCCGAAGTGGTCAGCTCCGTGCGGATGCGGCTGTCGGGAAAGAACACGGAGTAATAGCCCGGCGACGCCTGTTCGCTCGCCTTGTCATACGGCGAGGCATAAAACCGGTCGGGCGGCACCGTCCAGTCGCCCACCACCGGCATCAACGTCAACCCGGGCATGGGCGCGGAAAAACCAATCATGGTGCGGCGGTCGTGAACGTAGGGAAAAATGATGCCGTGATTGCCCGCCGCCTCGGTGAGATCCTTGTTGATCGGGCCGAGGAGAATGTCGCGGTGCGGCAATGCGGGCCCGGGAAACGTGAAGCCCGTGTAGGCTTCTTCACCCGGCGGCGGCGCGTTCCCGCGTAATTTTGGATCATCCAGTGACGCCGTGCCCACCAGGGGATTTGCATAATCCACCGGCGCTTTGCCGGCCATCAGTGGAGAAGTAACGGCGCCCAGCAACCACAGGGCCGCCAGCCAGGTTGTTTTCGTGCCTCGCATCATCCCGATAGCTTTAACCGCCCGGCGTCCCCGAGTAAATCCCGGCCGCGCACGCAGCTCGATCAACACGCCACCGTGGCCGATTTGACTTTCGCCGCCGGGTCGGCTTGCCTTGGCCGCGTCCAATGTCCTTCGACCGTGATCTTCTGGCCGCAAAACTCCGGCGCCTCGCCGCCCGTGGCGTTTTCCTGGGCACTTCGTCGTGGAAATATCCCGGCTGGTTCGGCGCGATCTACGAGCGTGACCGTTACGTGTGGCGTGGACGCTTTTCCCAGACCCGTTTCGAGCGCGACTGCCTCCGCGAATTTGCCCAAACCTTCCCCGCGGTTTCGCTCGACGCCACCTATTACAAATTCTTCGACCCCGCCGCCGTCGCGGAACTCGCGGCACAGGTGCCGGAACATTTTCAATTCGCGCCGAAAGTCTGCGCCGACATCACGCTCAAGCAATTTCCCCCGCTGCCGCGCTTCGGCCCGCGCGCCGGCCGGGCCAATCCGCACTTCCTGGACGCGCAGCGGTTTGCCGATGCGTTCCTCGCGGCCTGGGAACCGGTCCGGCATCACGTCGGCCTGATCACCTTCGAGTTTTCGCGCTTCGGCCCGGGCGAATTCTCGCGGGGCGCGGAGTTCGTGGCCGCGCTCGACGCATTTCTCGGCCGGCTGCCGCGCGGCTGGCCCTACGGCATCGAACTGCGCAACCGTCACTGGCTGCGCCCCGAATACTTCGCCGTGCTTGCCCGCCACGGCGTGACGCACATTTACAACGCGTGGGGCGACGTGCCGTCGCTGGCGGAACAGATGGCCCTGCCCGGCAGTGAAACCCACTCTGCGCTGCTGGCCGCGCGGCTGCTGCTCCGCGCAGGCCGGACGTTCGAGGAAGCCGTGCGCCGGTTCAGCCCCTACGCTAAGATTCAGGATCCGAACCCCGAAACGCGCGCCGCCGCGGTGGCGCTGGCCCGGCGCGCCCTGCGTTCCCGGGGCAAAACCAAACTGATGCTGCTCGCGGGAAATCGTTTCGAGGGCCACTCGCCCGGCACCCTCGCCGCCATCGCCGACGCACTGGACGAGGACGAACCAGCCACCGCCTGAGCCGCGCGACAAAAAATCTCGCTGCCATGGCCGCGGCGGTTCATGCTCCCCGCCCATGAAAGCGCCTTTCCTGCTGGGTTTCGTTTGCATGGCCATGACGAGTTTGGGCGGCGAATCTCCCCGCGGTTACTACCGGTTTCCGACCCTTCACGATGACACCATCGTGTTCACGGCCGAGGGCGATTTGTGGCGCGTCAGCACGAAGGGCGGCGTGGCGCAGCGATTGACGACGCATCCCGGCCGGGAAACTCACGCCGCCATTTCGCCCGACGGTCAGACGCTCGCGTTCTGCGCGGAATACGAGGGGCCGGCGGAGGTTTACACCATGCCGCTCGCGGGCGGACTGCCCACACGGCGCACCTTCACGGCGGCGGCGCCGCAATTCGTGGGCTGGTCGCCGGCGGGGGCGATTCTTTTCTCCACCACGGTGTATTCGACGCTGCCCGAATGGCAGCTCGCCACGCTCGATCCGAACAGCGACCAGATGACCGTGCTGCCGCTGGCGCAGGCCAGCCAGGGCACCTTCGCGCCCGACGGCCAGCGGCTCGTATTCACCCGGTTTTCCCGGCAGGGCAGCAGCACCAAGCGCTACCAGGGCGGCTGGATTGAACATCTCTGGCGCTATGACCATGGCGCTGACGAGGCCGTCCCGCTGACGGCCGACTTCAAAGGCACCAGCCGCTCGCCCATGTGGTGGAAGAACCGGATTTACTTCGTCAGTGACCGCGACGGCATCATGAATCTCTGGTCCATGAAGCCGGACGGAACGGACCTCAAACAACTGACGCACCACCGAAATTTCGACGTCAAATCGCCCGCGCTGTCGGCTGGCCGCATCGTTTATCAATGCGGCGCGGATTTGTGGCTGTTCACGATTACGAACGGCCAGGACAAGGCGCTCAACGTGGAACTCGCGTCGGACTTCGATCAGGAACGCGAACGGTGGGTCAAGAAGCCGATGGACTTTCTCACCAGCGCCCACCTCTCGCCCGACGGCGACCGTCTGGTGCTGACGGCGCGCGGGCAAATTTTCGTCGCACCGCTGGAACAGGGCCGCTTCGTTGAAGTGCCGCGCCAGCCGGACGTGCGTTACCGGGACGCCGTTTTTCTGCCTGACGGCAAATCGCTCGTGGCACTTTCCGACGAATCGGGCGAACTGGAATTCTGGAAGCTGCCCGCCAACGGCGTGGGCCCGGGTGCGGCGCTCACCACCAACGGCACCGTGTTCCGCTTCGGGGCCGTCCCCTCGCCCGATGGCCAGCGACTGGCCTGGGCGGACAATGACCAAAAGCTGTGGCTTTACGAAATGGCCACCCGCCAGACGACGCTCGTCGCCGCCTCACCGCGCAACGACCTGCGGCAGTTCGCGTGGTCCCCGGACGGCGCATGGCTGGCTTACGTCGATTCGGCGTCGAACCTGGTGCAGCAGATTCACCTGTTCTGCATTTCCAACGCCGCCGACACCACCGTCACCAGCGACCGCGTGGAGAGCTACAGCCCGGCGTGGTCGCCCGACGGCAAATGGCTGTATTTCCTGAGCGACCGTTCGCTGCGTTCGCTGGTGGCGAGTCCCTGGGGCGTGCGCCAGCCCGAACCGTTTTTCACCGAAACCACCAAGCTTTACGCGCTGGCCCTGACGCAGGCCGAACGCTGGCCCTTTCAGCCCAAGGACGAACTTCAGTCCGACAAGGCCGACGCGAAAAAGGATGAGCCAAAGGAGGAAGAGAAAGCGGACAACAAAAAAGACGCTGAGAAACAAGCCGGTGCAGCGGACTCCGAAAAGCCGGACCACGATGCCAAGGCGGAAAAGAAGGAGCCGGACAAAAAGCCCAAGCCGCCCGCGGTGAAGATTGAAATGACAGGCCTGGCGTCACGCCTCTTTGAAGTGCCCGTCCCGCCCGGAAATTATTCCGGCCTCACGGTCGCCGCCAAACACCTGCTCTACGTCGCCCGCGACGTTGGCTTCGGCGCAAAATCGCAACTCCGCCAGTTGGAGATCACCAACCAGGATCCCAAGCCCAAGACGCTGGTGGAGGACCTCCGGGATTATGAACCGTCCGCCGACGGCAAGAAGCTGCTCGTCCGCAAGGGCGACAAGTTTTACGTGATCGCCCCGGACGCCAGCGCGCCCGCGAAGCTGGACGACGAGTTCAAGCTCGACGGCTGGACGTTCTCGATTCAGCCGCGCGAGGAATGGCGGCAGATTTACACCGAATCGTGGCGCATGTTGCGCGACTTCTTCTACGACCGCGGCATGAACGGCGTGGACTGGCCGGCGATGCGCCAGAAATACCTGCCCCTGATCGGCCGCGTCAGCGACCGTGCTGAACTCAGCGACGTGATTTCCGACCTGGTCGGCGAGCTGTCCGCGCTGCACATCTTCGTCCGCTTTGGTGACGAACGCGAAGGCCCGGACAAGATCGAACTCGCTTCGCTGGGCGCGCAGCTCGTGCGCGACGCGGCCGGCGGCGGCTGGCGCGTGGCCCACATCTACCGCGCCGACCCCGATTATCCGGATCAATTCGCGCCGCTCAGCAAGCCAGCGGTGAACGTGGCCGAGGGCGACCTCATCACCAGCATCAACGGGCGCTCCACCCTGCCCGCGCTCGACCCGGAACTGCTCCTGCGCAATCAGGCCGGCAAACAGGTGCTGCTCGAAGTGAAACCCAAGGCCGGCGGTGAGCCGCGCAAGGTCATCGTGGAACCGATCACCACCGGCCGCGAGGCGGATTTGCGCTACGACGAATGGGAACTCACCCGCCGCGAACGCGTCGAGCAACAGGGCCACGGCCAGATTGGCTACGTGCACCTGCGGGCGATGGGCACGGGCGACATCGCCGACTGGGCGCGCGACTTCTTCCCCGTGTTCAACCGTCAGGGCCTGATCATCGACGTGCGGCACAACCACGGCGGCAACATCGACGCCTGGATTCTGGAAAAACTGCTGCGCAAGGCGTGGTTCTACTGGCAGCCGCGCGTCGGCGAGCCGACCTGGAACATGCACTACGCCTTCCGCGGCCAGCTCGTGGTGCTCTGCGACGAACACACCGCGAGCGACGGGGAAGCCTTCACCGAAGGCTTCCGGCGGCTGGGCCTGGGCAAAGTGATCGGCACGCGCACGTGGGGCGGCGAAATCTGGCTCTCCGCCCAGCGCTGGCTGGTGGACCGCGGCATGGCCACGGCCGCCGAAACCGGGGTTTACGGTCCCGAAGGTGAATGGCTGATTGAAGGTCACGGCGTGGACCCGGACATCGTGGTGGACAACCTGCCGCACGCCACCTTCACCGGCGCGGACGCGCAACTCGATGCCGCCATCAAGCACCTCCAGGAATTGATCGCCAAAGAGCCCCATCCCGTCCCGCCCGCGCCAAAGTATCCCGACAAGTCGTTCAAACGATAGGCGGCGTGCGCCAATGGAACTGCCGGTGACGGCACTCATTCGCAACGCGCATAGTGTTGCGGAGTGGAAACTGTTCCTGAACGAGTAAACCAACGGGAGAGCGGGCGTGAAAACTCGCTCTCTCAATCAAAGCTCAACAAATAAATTCTTTGGACTAAACTCCTATCAACCAGCGATGGCAAAAAAGAAAAACAAAAAGAAAGCGGGGCAGAAGATTTCATCCGAACCGGTCGAAATCGGACCTGGGATATTTGCAAAAAACTATGGACGTTATGATTTAATTCAGTCCCATCGAACTCCCGAAGAGCAAACTCAGTTAATTAACGCCCTAACCGAGTTTACAAAAAATTTCCCGAAAGAAATGACTCAAAAAGTCAAATCGGTGGAAGCTTTGATTGCCAGACACAACTCGTTTGATTTTCTCGCCAACTTGATGCTCGTAGAACTCTCGCTTAACCCAGAGACGTATAAAGAGCCAACGCACAAACACCAAGATGCATTGGTAGAATATGCAGCATTGCTATGTCTTAAACGGCCGTTTTCTTCTGCTGACACGCCGTTTGTCGGTAATTTCTATCAAGAGGTTATGGAGGGCTTAGAAGAAATTGTTGAAAAAACTGTTCAATATTACCTGTTGGAAAATATAGGCAGCACAACGCCGCCTACCCGTCTTGACGAACTTCATCGCGAAACAATTGTCAGCGAATTGATGATACGCAGTCCTGGATACCCCCATCATCTTGCCGAACTGTTGATTTTACTCTTTGAGCCATTTGGTAAGTGGTTGTTTGAAACGGTGGGTTTTACTATCAAGGATTTACTAGCAATTGAGAATGCAGTGCATAAATTGACGAACGCAAAGTTTTTTGAGGGCCGGAAGGGAATTCGAGAATTAGAGTCACAACTTCGGGCAGAGTTTGCAGATTTTCTCAAGACCGGAACAACCCCAGTCGAAAATCATCGCGCACTTTTTGAA from Verrucomicrobiia bacterium carries:
- a CDS encoding DUF72 domain-containing protein — its product is MSFDRDLLAAKLRRLAARGVFLGTSSWKYPGWFGAIYERDRYVWRGRFSQTRFERDCLREFAQTFPAVSLDATYYKFFDPAAVAELAAQVPEHFQFAPKVCADITLKQFPPLPRFGPRAGRANPHFLDAQRFADAFLAAWEPVRHHVGLITFEFSRFGPGEFSRGAEFVAALDAFLGRLPRGWPYGIELRNRHWLRPEYFAVLARHGVTHIYNAWGDVPSLAEQMALPGSETHSALLAARLLLRAGRTFEEAVRRFSPYAKIQDPNPETRAAAVALARRALRSRGKTKLMLLAGNRFEGHSPGTLAAIADALDEDEPATA
- a CDS encoding GH92 family glycosyl hydrolase, translated to MMRGTKTTWLAALWLLGAVTSPLMAGKAPVDYANPLVGTASLDDPKLRGNAPPPGEEAYTGFTFPGPALPHRDILLGPINKDLTEAAGNHGIIFPYVHDRRTMIGFSAPMPGLTLMPVVGDWTVPPDRFYASPYDKASEQASPGYYSVFFPDSRIRTELTTSERTGYYRLTFPETDRGTVLIDLGAGENSVEVVDDHTLRGHSGRRGRSFVAEFSKPFKSFGTFRQNPPRLEGARVRRDDAVFPGERTVTGSYAGAFLEFATRAGETVLVRITTGRTYEDARQQLEAESRDFDAVHQAARRAWSEKLNLIEVHGGTEKQRMLFYSTLYNSLLTPRLMAKKGEPRPGRNAAESTIDYDRYSPIALWDTGRNQIVLLTLLEPEVKTNILRTHLEMARESGWMHTSFHGDNAVFMYLGDWERGLPFDYASVYEYLRKNAMDPAGPRGNLAEYLQKGWVHDNVVEHPSPPYADGNAGVAKTLEYSWDDYALAQFARKLGKEDDYQMFLARAHNYTNVFDPATGFMRGRNADGSWISPFDPFEPYYNYMMKEATGWQTLWLVPHDVQGLIQLLGGREKFLQRLDTFFTTPYQPKGIARDVTGMVGLYCQGNQPDQQAPYYYDYAGQPWKTQALIRKILEQMYGSDACGLAFPGMDDQGATSSWYVFSAMGFYTVDPSSPNYVIGSPIFDEVKLHLGNGRTLLIQARNNSARNVYIQSATLNGRPWNKPWFSHADIVHGGTLVFRMGSKPNPDWGSTPDAAPPSMSR
- a CDS encoding glycoside hydrolase family 98 domain-containing protein, which produces MINHTFKLRIVLGALCLTMLSPALAESLKVDFNGNLFGATVEQTQSGFAAYDAQNEVAGSFGPRSYSAFGTNIRVTPSWSGTPATNTAQQAWWRDNASGYSTNAADRLDLLIDWIGTDPRESPGDPLTLTISGLPAGTYGWLSYHHDTQNQQGHFRVTVNDAAGSAATSGLQVSNTQTQGRTNLAQVTTFATALVSDGVNPVSLVWETTDAPNFNTMFVINGFELTNDVVVAPQQVNAPLRRPISPSQPMWLIHIDTWNYPDPQKIIDLIPPDIRPYVVMNISLSISHDTNGVFQVAEYGYEIAKSWVRTCAENNMWCMVQPASGGMHQFSEFDRSLYEEFFRDYPNFIGFNYAEQFWGYDDPNDPVSAAWTDRISHFADLLALCSKYGGYLVVSWCGNQWDPNINPIAMLKRNPAFAAACRQYTQNYILEEKYTQQSYQSDMESVCLGAYLSGYSGQYGIRYDSTGWSDATGINQNFTLATGGAAHLEHIMLTGETVIDAPELIWQQCFKEISAGATDNGYTMRRWQTFPQFDNVSVDIFRKILDGTVRIPSRQEVIARTKVVIIDDVNSGSTDDVYSSPDSLFEGLYRMDGDGNLRNNKTFFKKTGRYPTVPTVYQLADSNANAFAVKVNKSGYVGRWPSITAKTNEFNSLFPQEYTGDIYAGRLENRWVIYNPYKTNLTASGSIPFKYNTCDHVDLSLSRYTSGVMTETSNGVAFYLCNYDNDLDTSLKTNVISIYGSTAEPTFTWADRGSHAASAVTKNWSGGVWTLTVRHNGSVDINVNCVGTATGRLTNTTPAVLIAPNQPMSSSGVRQYEAECFDYKNISGITKSGYSGNIRNYTGQGYLQFGTSSSAAVRDTVNVLKSGAYQLETRYSVVGADVGTIDLFVNGMKVTTPVFTQTAMPSDWAVNEQTVTLNAGANTIEFKANGTAASSVCFDNLVVVPTVIADGIVIQENRAGFDSVDGTIDNDLSGFTGAGYANTADTNGASLAWNLDFDASVVKAFTFRYASTNDSTANLIINGTNVASDIQFPTTGAWTNWGYVTVYASTAAGTAEVRLQSTSATGLPDIDYLEVSGGWAGTPPPSGLSAVPVAGNQINLAWLASSNATSYNVKRSLTSGGDRTVIATGVTATHFNDTGLAGGTAYYYAVSAVSAAGEGADSPEASATTLPPTLPPVADAYVQSSTPTSNFGGAADLVVKNNVTLATRIAYFMFDVQGLANVQSATVTLVPNRVDDPSVPIYYELAGTNWTENGITWNNQPAGTGVFLKTNTVAVGVPVVLDVTSATAGAATNGGLLSLRVMQPANSLNGLVQFCSKEHPTNSWRPVLTYQLPANTPPILAAVSNRTIGAGVTLSLTNAATDSDLPTQTLIYSLLSAPANAAINSSNGVVTWRPWVTQANTTNPFAVRVADNGTPSLGATQSFVVTVSPLTQPAVSPVSATGGQLVLQINGDSGPDYQIQSSTNLVDWTALLTTNSPLLPFVWTNNPGAAPQNFFRIQAGPPF